In Sphingomonas crocodyli, a genomic segment contains:
- a CDS encoding DUF983 domain-containing protein, whose translation MTGTPTEWPRLEPIRTGIRGRCPRCGEGHLFDGFLRLRDECDACGLDYGFADPADGPAFFVICFGCVPAVVFAVMLEIWASPPLWVQLVTTLPFMLITCLLPLRPLKGWLVCSQYFFKAGEGTISRPWQPYGADGPTVMPAQRKFG comes from the coding sequence ATGACCGGCACGCCGACCGAATGGCCCCGTCTTGAGCCGATCCGCACCGGCATACGCGGCCGGTGCCCGCGCTGCGGCGAGGGGCATCTGTTCGACGGCTTCCTGCGGCTCCGCGACGAATGCGACGCTTGTGGTTTGGATTATGGCTTCGCCGATCCGGCGGACGGGCCGGCCTTTTTCGTGATCTGCTTCGGCTGCGTGCCCGCAGTGGTGTTCGCGGTGATGCTGGAAATCTGGGCCAGTCCGCCGCTCTGGGTGCAGCTCGTGACGACGCTGCCGTTCATGCTGATCACCTGCCTGCTGCCGCTGCGCCCGCTCAAGGGCTGGCTCGTCTGCAGCCAATATTTCTTCAAGGCGGGCGAGGGCACGATCTCGCGGCCGTGGCAGCCTTATGGCGCCGACGGCCCGACCGTGATGCCTGCGCAGCGCAAGTTCGGCTGA
- a CDS encoding N-acyl-D-amino-acid deacylase family protein, translating into MDDIVIRGGRIADGSGASIITGDVAIRDGVITQIGGKAGPAKQEIAADGALVTPGFVDVHSHYDGQVTWDETIDPSFSNGITTTMMGMCGVGFAPARPRDRDLMISVMEGVEAIPGIVLAEGVPWKWESFPEYMDFLAGRSFGLDVGVLAPHAPMRVFAMGERAVTHEAATADELNVMRDLVRGAMKAGAFGISAGRIAEHIYGDDRKNTPGTFAEHEEFFALAEAMAESGRGIFQIVPRGAAGASPIAPVATRQDREAEHQLFEDIARRSGRPVHYLLQQFGSDTGDWQMMLNRTRAANEAGLPITCHIASRGFGLVSMLDGYHNFQARPSYREIEYRPVAERAKAMREPARRAAILSETNLPPQTVGREATFGSMMLTNLGGRGYLFTPADSDYEPDQERIVDNVASAQGKTVEEVVYDHLAAADGGNSVVHMLLNYAGGNLDHVHTMLRHPDTVSSLGDGGAHMKLISDASMLPFHLSFWARDRKRGPRFTVEEMVARITGRNARAFGLSDRGLLREGLRADVNVIDFDGLQLHHPVIAHDLPAGGTRLNQVTTGFLATILAGTVTRRNDSDTGARTGRLLRSVA; encoded by the coding sequence ATGGACGATATCGTCATTCGTGGCGGCAGGATCGCCGATGGTTCGGGTGCCTCAATCATCACGGGCGACGTTGCGATCCGCGACGGCGTGATCACCCAAATCGGCGGCAAGGCCGGCCCGGCGAAGCAGGAAATCGCCGCCGACGGCGCGCTCGTCACGCCCGGCTTCGTCGACGTCCACAGCCATTATGATGGCCAGGTGACGTGGGACGAGACGATCGATCCGTCTTTCTCCAACGGCATCACCACCACGATGATGGGCATGTGCGGCGTCGGCTTCGCCCCTGCTCGCCCGCGCGACCGCGATCTGATGATCTCGGTGATGGAGGGGGTCGAGGCGATCCCCGGCATCGTCCTGGCCGAAGGCGTGCCGTGGAAGTGGGAAAGCTTCCCCGAATATATGGACTTCCTGGCCGGCCGCTCCTTCGGCCTCGATGTCGGCGTACTCGCGCCGCACGCGCCGATGCGCGTCTTCGCGATGGGCGAGCGTGCGGTGACGCATGAGGCCGCGACCGCCGACGAACTGAACGTGATGCGCGATCTGGTGCGCGGCGCGATGAAGGCAGGCGCCTTCGGCATTTCGGCCGGTCGCATCGCCGAACATATCTATGGCGACGACCGCAAAAACACCCCCGGCACCTTCGCCGAGCATGAGGAATTCTTCGCGCTGGCCGAGGCGATGGCCGAAAGCGGGCGCGGCATCTTCCAGATCGTGCCGCGCGGCGCGGCCGGCGCCTCCCCGATCGCGCCCGTCGCCACGCGGCAGGATCGCGAGGCCGAGCATCAATTGTTCGAAGATATCGCCCGCCGTTCGGGCCGCCCGGTCCACTATCTGCTCCAGCAGTTCGGCAGCGATACCGGCGACTGGCAGATGATGCTCAATCGCACCCGCGCCGCCAACGAAGCGGGCCTGCCAATCACCTGCCACATCGCATCGCGCGGCTTCGGCCTCGTCTCGATGCTCGACGGCTATCACAATTTCCAGGCGCGCCCATCCTATCGTGAGATCGAGTATCGGCCGGTTGCCGAGCGTGCGAAGGCGATGCGCGAGCCGGCACGCCGCGCCGCAATCCTGTCCGAAACCAATTTGCCGCCGCAGACCGTGGGCCGCGAAGCGACCTTCGGATCGATGATGCTGACCAATCTGGGCGGTCGCGGCTACCTCTTCACGCCCGCCGACAGCGACTATGAACCCGATCAGGAGCGGATCGTCGACAACGTCGCCTCCGCGCAGGGCAAGACGGTCGAGGAGGTCGTGTACGATCATCTCGCGGCCGCCGATGGCGGCAACAGCGTCGTCCACATGCTGCTCAACTATGCCGGCGGCAATCTCGATCATGTTCACACGATGCTGCGGCATCCCGACACCGTCTCGTCGCTGGGCGACGGCGGCGCGCATATGAAGCTGATCTCCGACGCGTCGATGCTGCCCTTCCACCTCAGCTTCTGGGCGCGCGATCGCAAGCGCGGCCCACGCTTCACGGTTGAGGAGATGGTCGCACGGATCACCGGCCGTAACGCGCGCGCCTTCGGCCTTTCCGACCGCGGCCTGCTACGCGAAGGGCTGCGCGCCGATGTCAATGTGATCGATTTCGACGGGCTGCAGCTGCACCATCCCGTGATCGCGCACGATCTGCCCGCGGGCGGCACGCGGCTCAATCAGGTGACGACCGGCTTCCTCGCCACGATCCTCGCCGGCACCGTCACCCGCCGAAACGATAGCGACACCGGCGCGCGCACCGGGCGCCTGCTGCGCAGCGTCGCCTGA
- a CDS encoding flavin-containing monooxygenase: MIDSAKNRADMRIIVVGAGMSGLLAGIELQKAGYTNFVIYEKADKVAGTWRENRYPGLTCDIPSHAYTYSFAPNPDWTQRYPPGPEIFAYFARVTEEFGLNERIVFNKEVTSAVFEDGGWTVGTADGASERADAMIVATGILHHPNIPTFEGQDSFKGPIFHSARWDESVELDGKRIGVIGSGSTGVQIVSALADRASKLVHFQRTPQWITPGQNPQFTEEQRAAFRANPQLMIDLHDSPELKEGLRMFTRAVTDVNSPEMAAVEAFTRMNLENNVQDPVLREKLRPNYRAACKRMIISMDYYEKVQLPAVEVVREKIDRFEANGIRTADGEFHELDIIVLATGFKASSFMRPMNVVGRDGVELNKLWDKRPSAYLAVSIPDFPNFFMLNGPSAPFGNLSSIAVAEYQMMLVMKLLEVISSGNARQISVSREAMATYNSELIAATKGTVWASGCSSWYLDPDGVPTIWPYTLERFMEETSEPKLDAFERA; the protein is encoded by the coding sequence ATGATCGATAGTGCGAAGAACCGGGCCGACATGCGGATCATCGTCGTGGGCGCGGGCATGTCCGGCCTGCTTGCCGGTATCGAGCTTCAGAAGGCGGGCTACACCAACTTCGTCATCTACGAAAAGGCGGACAAGGTCGCCGGCACCTGGCGTGAAAACCGCTACCCGGGCCTCACCTGCGACATCCCCTCGCACGCCTATACCTACAGCTTCGCGCCCAATCCCGACTGGACCCAGCGTTATCCGCCCGGCCCGGAAATCTTTGCCTATTTCGCGCGCGTCACTGAGGAATTCGGCCTCAACGAGCGCATCGTCTTCAACAAGGAAGTCACCTCGGCCGTGTTCGAGGATGGCGGCTGGACGGTCGGCACCGCCGATGGCGCGAGCGAGCGCGCCGATGCGATGATCGTCGCGACCGGCATCCTTCATCACCCGAACATCCCGACCTTCGAGGGGCAGGATAGCTTCAAGGGCCCGATCTTCCATTCGGCCCGCTGGGACGAGAGCGTCGAACTCGACGGCAAGCGGATCGGCGTGATCGGTTCGGGATCGACCGGGGTGCAGATCGTCTCCGCGCTGGCCGACCGCGCATCGAAGCTGGTCCACTTCCAGCGCACCCCACAGTGGATCACACCGGGGCAGAACCCGCAGTTCACCGAGGAGCAGCGCGCCGCCTTCCGCGCCAATCCGCAGTTGATGATCGATCTGCATGACTCGCCCGAGCTGAAGGAAGGGCTGCGCATGTTCACGCGCGCCGTCACCGACGTGAACTCGCCCGAAATGGCGGCGGTCGAGGCCTTTACGCGGATGAATCTGGAGAACAACGTCCAGGATCCCGTCCTGCGCGAAAAGCTGCGTCCCAATTATCGCGCGGCATGCAAGCGCATGATCATCTCGATGGACTATTATGAGAAGGTCCAGCTTCCCGCGGTCGAGGTGGTGCGCGAGAAGATCGACCGGTTCGAGGCCAACGGCATCCGCACGGCGGACGGCGAGTTCCACGAACTCGACATCATCGTGCTCGCGACCGGCTTCAAGGCGTCGTCCTTCATGCGCCCGATGAACGTGGTCGGCCGCGACGGCGTCGAACTCAACAAGCTGTGGGATAAAAGGCCGAGCGCCTATCTGGCGGTCTCGATCCCCGATTTCCCCAATTTCTTCATGCTCAACGGGCCGAGCGCGCCGTTCGGCAACCTTTCGAGCATCGCCGTCGCCGAATATCAGATGATGCTGGTGATGAAGCTGCTCGAGGTGATCAGCAGCGGCAATGCCCGCCAGATCAGCGTCTCGCGCGAAGCAATGGCGACCTATAACAGCGAGCTGATCGCCGCGACCAAGGGCACCGTCTGGGCCAGCGGCTGTTCGAGCTGGTATCTTGATCCGGACGGCGTGCCGACGATCTGGCCCTACACGCTCGAACGCTTCATGGAGGAAACCTCCGAACCGAAGCTCGACGCGTTCGAGCGCGCCTGA
- a CDS encoding PLP-dependent aminotransferase family protein has product MQSWWAGVAERDGPKYLAIVAALDEAVRSGLLRAGERLPPQRELAAAIGADLTTVTRAYGIATDAGLIQGAGRLGSFVRNNVDLPQADVEAEGGMIMPPQPASALLPEALRIGMTKLLRAAGQSPLLQYQPSGGSLRDRREAAASFSDRDMPTDEGAVVITAGGQSALHAILATNLTRGDMIAAAPYVYPGLLHLAARLDLRLFPLPVDAEGIDPAGIADAARAGAKMLYVVPTNDNPTTLTLPDQRRRDLADMARQHGLTIIEDDAYGLLPSHPPAPLAAIAPDLCWHIASVSKIISPALRVAHVRAPSGHSATQLAADIYETAIMAPPLNAALVTSWLRDGSFATLVAAVRAEGVARQRLAAQHLASLTYNAHPEGYHLWVDLPGTIAPADAIAATRPLGLSIVDGATFAIGKVPRSSKVRISLGGSIDHPRLARALDRLVAIATGKG; this is encoded by the coding sequence ATGCAAAGCTGGTGGGCAGGCGTCGCCGAACGCGACGGCCCCAAATATCTCGCGATCGTCGCCGCGCTCGACGAGGCGGTTCGCAGCGGACTGCTGCGCGCGGGCGAACGCCTTCCGCCCCAGCGCGAACTCGCCGCCGCAATCGGCGCGGATCTGACCACGGTCACGCGCGCTTATGGCATCGCCACCGATGCCGGGCTGATCCAGGGCGCCGGCCGGCTCGGCAGTTTCGTGCGCAACAATGTCGATCTGCCGCAGGCCGATGTCGAGGCGGAGGGCGGGATGATCATGCCCCCGCAGCCCGCATCCGCGCTGCTACCCGAAGCCCTTCGCATCGGAATGACCAAGCTGCTGCGCGCGGCCGGGCAATCTCCCCTCCTCCAATATCAGCCGTCCGGCGGTAGCCTTCGCGATCGGCGCGAAGCGGCCGCGTCCTTCTCCGATCGCGATATGCCGACCGATGAGGGTGCCGTGGTTATCACTGCCGGTGGGCAGAGCGCGCTGCACGCAATCCTCGCCACCAATCTGACGCGCGGCGACATGATCGCGGCCGCGCCCTATGTCTATCCCGGCCTGCTCCACCTTGCGGCGCGGCTGGACCTGCGCTTGTTCCCACTCCCGGTCGATGCGGAGGGCATCGATCCGGCGGGCATCGCCGATGCCGCCCGCGCCGGGGCGAAGATGCTGTACGTCGTTCCCACCAACGACAATCCCACCACCCTGACCCTCCCCGACCAGCGACGACGCGACCTGGCCGATATGGCGCGCCAGCACGGCCTCACGATCATCGAGGATGACGCCTATGGCCTTCTGCCCTCGCATCCCCCCGCCCCGCTCGCCGCGATCGCGCCCGACCTGTGCTGGCACATTGCCAGTGTATCGAAGATCATCTCCCCCGCTCTGCGGGTTGCGCATGTCCGCGCGCCTTCGGGCCATTCGGCCACGCAACTGGCGGCAGACATCTATGAGACCGCGATCATGGCGCCGCCGCTAAATGCCGCGCTGGTGACATCGTGGCTGCGCGACGGGAGCTTCGCTACGCTGGTCGCCGCGGTGCGCGCCGAAGGGGTTGCGCGCCAACGCCTCGCCGCACAGCACCTCGCATCGCTCACCTATAATGCGCACCCGGAGGGCTATCACCTCTGGGTCGATCTGCCCGGCACTATCGCACCGGCGGATGCGATCGCGGCGACCCGGCCGCTCGGCCTGTCGATCGTCGACGGCGCCACCTTCGCGATCGGCAAGGTGCCGCGATCCAGCAAGGTGCGGATTTCGCTGGGCGGCTCGATCGATCACCCGCGCCTTGCCCGCGCGCTCGATCGGCTGGTCGCGATCGCGACGGGCAAGGGGTAA
- a CDS encoding TonB-dependent receptor domain-containing protein, producing MKGHLISALLAGACSFAMAQQACAQQAEPAEAAAPNDQQVQDIVVTGSRIVRDGYTAPTPVTVAPTADLAKATPTNIADGLNKLPQFSLSSGPARSTHNFASSAANGNLLNLRGVGPERTLIMFDSVRMPPTTFRGVVDVNIIPNLLVERVDIVTAGASAAYGSDAVSGVVNFVLNKKFTGLTGVVQAGVSQRGDNGNEKFGLAYGTDFAEDRGHILLSGEYYNNRGMLRSDRKQSLGNFLYAGQSRTALLAGNPAGSAANPFAIYSNTTITNSTVGGLINGPAGFSFNNFRFNQSGQAVPFNAGTLIGTNGYAVGGDGYVISPNTTAVAPLRTYQGFGRVSYDLTDDVTFFGQGVFTRSDLQYASLANAFSAPANVTIYSGNPYIPANVQAAMTAQGVPSFTMAANLSYMGPLQAKERTDFYMGQAGFEGKLGNFNWNTSYVHSKSIFTLAQQTFDIKKTFAALDAVRNPANGQITCRVLLDPTVASQYQGCQPLNIMGEGSAAATRAGYDYANGVSRYRAETTQDQLQASLSGSLFDLPAGPVDIAIGAEWRKQKLHLTSNSDPATLAGATAAQTTALRSAYFAGLRGVPTSSLYYNITNTGIANGSVTVKEAFAEISVPILKDIPFIRALDVNAAGRITDYSTSGRVETWKVGGTWKPVDDLLFRITRSRDIRAPALYDLFAGDSSGIGTLNDPVSGVTANVSQITGGNRNLKPEKADTFTFGGVLTPSFLRGFSISVDYYNLKIDDAIGTLSVAQIVNNCRLDANAPECALVNRPSAGAFPTSVRIAPANIAVLKTSGIDVDASYRTTLGNGNLSLRAYVNYLDSYKTQQSATQVVLENAGRGSNGSQPIARPKWRGTFNVNYENDGWGVFISEQYIGKFKLGFPAATGQNQVFADPDVGTVWYTDLTISKKIDAFGGDVEFFGTVNNLFDKKPPLIPGTIPGVNFPTIISVYDQVGRAFTAGARFKF from the coding sequence ATGAAAGGGCATTTGATTTCCGCACTGTTGGCCGGCGCGTGCAGCTTCGCGATGGCGCAACAGGCATGCGCGCAGCAGGCCGAGCCGGCCGAGGCCGCGGCGCCGAACGACCAGCAGGTTCAGGACATCGTCGTCACCGGTTCGCGCATCGTCCGCGACGGTTACACCGCGCCGACCCCGGTCACGGTCGCACCGACCGCCGACCTCGCCAAGGCGACCCCTACCAACATCGCTGACGGCCTCAACAAGCTTCCGCAGTTCAGCCTGTCGAGCGGCCCGGCCCGCTCCACGCACAACTTCGCCTCGTCGGCCGCCAACGGCAATTTGCTCAACCTGCGCGGCGTCGGCCCCGAGCGCACGCTCATCATGTTCGACAGCGTTCGCATGCCGCCGACGACCTTCCGTGGCGTCGTCGACGTCAACATCATCCCGAACCTGCTTGTCGAGCGCGTCGACATCGTGACCGCGGGTGCTTCGGCCGCCTACGGTTCGGACGCCGTCTCGGGCGTCGTCAACTTCGTCCTGAACAAGAAGTTCACCGGCCTGACCGGCGTCGTGCAGGCGGGCGTCAGCCAGCGTGGCGACAATGGCAACGAGAAGTTCGGCCTCGCCTACGGCACCGATTTCGCCGAGGATCGCGGCCACATCCTGCTCAGCGGCGAATATTATAACAATCGCGGCATGCTGCGTTCGGATCGCAAGCAGAGCCTGGGCAACTTCCTCTATGCCGGCCAGAGCCGCACAGCGCTGCTCGCGGGCAATCCCGCCGGTTCGGCCGCCAATCCCTTTGCGATCTACAGCAACACCACGATCACCAATTCGACCGTCGGCGGCCTGATCAACGGCCCGGCGGGCTTCAGTTTCAACAATTTCCGCTTCAACCAGTCCGGTCAGGCGGTGCCGTTCAACGCTGGCACTCTGATCGGTACCAATGGTTATGCGGTCGGTGGCGATGGCTATGTTATCTCGCCCAACACCACGGCGGTCGCACCACTGCGCACTTATCAGGGCTTCGGCCGGGTCAGCTATGATCTGACCGACGATGTGACCTTCTTCGGGCAGGGCGTGTTTACGCGCAGCGATCTGCAATATGCCTCGCTTGCCAACGCCTTTTCGGCTCCGGCCAACGTCACGATCTACAGCGGCAATCCGTATATCCCGGCCAACGTCCAGGCCGCGATGACCGCGCAGGGCGTGCCGTCCTTCACGATGGCCGCGAACCTTTCCTATATGGGGCCACTGCAGGCCAAGGAGCGGACCGACTTCTACATGGGTCAGGCGGGCTTCGAGGGTAAGCTCGGCAACTTCAACTGGAACACCAGCTACGTCCATTCGAAGTCGATCTTCACGCTCGCCCAGCAGACGTTCGACATCAAGAAGACGTTCGCTGCGCTCGATGCCGTCCGTAATCCGGCTAACGGCCAGATCACCTGCCGCGTGCTGCTCGATCCGACCGTCGCGTCGCAATATCAGGGCTGCCAGCCGCTCAACATCATGGGCGAAGGCTCGGCCGCGGCGACGCGCGCTGGCTATGATTATGCCAATGGCGTGTCGCGTTATCGTGCCGAGACCACGCAGGATCAGCTGCAGGCAAGCCTGTCGGGATCGCTGTTCGATCTGCCGGCCGGCCCGGTCGACATCGCGATCGGCGCGGAATGGCGCAAGCAGAAGCTGCACCTGACGTCGAACTCCGATCCGGCGACGCTGGCGGGCGCCACCGCGGCCCAGACCACGGCGTTGCGCTCGGCCTATTTCGCGGGGCTGCGCGGCGTCCCCACGTCCTCGCTCTATTACAACATCACCAATACCGGCATCGCCAACGGCAGCGTGACCGTGAAGGAAGCCTTTGCCGAGATCAGCGTTCCGATCCTGAAGGACATCCCCTTCATTCGCGCGCTGGATGTCAACGCTGCGGGCCGCATCACCGATTATTCGACCAGCGGTCGGGTCGAGACGTGGAAAGTCGGCGGCACCTGGAAGCCGGTCGACGACCTGCTGTTCCGTATCACGCGGTCGCGCGATATCCGCGCGCCTGCGCTCTACGATCTGTTCGCGGGCGATAGCTCGGGCATCGGCACGCTCAACGATCCGGTCTCGGGCGTCACCGCCAACGTTTCCCAGATCACGGGCGGCAATCGCAATCTGAAGCCGGAGAAGGCCGATACCTTCACCTTCGGCGGCGTGCTGACGCCCAGCTTCCTCCGCGGCTTCTCGATCTCGGTCGACTATTACAACCTCAAGATCGACGATGCGATCGGAACCCTGTCGGTCGCGCAGATCGTCAACAATTGCCGCTTGGATGCCAACGCCCCGGAATGTGCGCTGGTCAACCGTCCGTCGGCAGGCGCTTTCCCGACCAGCGTGCGCATCGCCCCGGCCAACATCGCCGTCCTCAAGACGAGCGGTATCGATGTTGATGCGTCCTATCGGACCACGCTTGGCAACGGCAATCTGAGCCTGCGCGCCTATGTGAACTATCTCGACAGCTACAAGACACAGCAGTCGGCGACGCAGGTGGTGCTGGAGAACGCCGGCCGTGGCTCGAACGGGAGCCAGCCGATCGCCCGTCCCAAGTGGCGTGGCACGTTCAACGTGAACTACGAGAACGATGGCTGGGGTGTGTTCATCTCCGAACAGTATATCGGTAAGTTCAAGCTCGGCTTCCCCGCCGCGACCGGCCAGAACCAGGTGTTCGCCGATCCCGATGTTGGCACCGTCTGGTACACCGATCTGACGATCAGCAAGAAGATCGACGCCTTCGGTGGCGATGTCGAGTTCTTCGGTACCGTCAACAACCTGTTCGACAAGAAGCCGCCGCTGATCCCCGGCACCATTCCCGGCGTCAATTTCCCGACGATCATCTCGGTCTATGATCAGGTCGGTCGCGCCTTCACAGCGGGCGCACGCTTCAAGTTCTGA
- a CDS encoding TetR/AcrR family transcriptional regulator yields MGERPTSRRGAYASAAMIDRRARILRETRRLIAEDGAPALRLSDVAETAGVAINTLYGLFGRREDLIAHAVLDGFATEIGAEDTARYSLTANLQRLRRTADYFRGRRNELAGLVSIYFSATTSTKIRSLIDDGARRANAGWVRANIEGLGSVDPPRLTEALTRWEFATLFDWSIDRLSDIEAPTELAQGHLRLLLAFSRGELSDQIARHLSGRGHDAPSPIPARVLRSSPLPHALSAGA; encoded by the coding sequence ATGGGGGAAAGACCGACATCCCGCCGCGGAGCCTATGCCAGCGCCGCGATGATCGATCGTCGCGCGCGTATCCTGCGCGAAACGCGCCGGCTGATCGCCGAAGACGGCGCGCCCGCATTGCGACTGAGCGACGTTGCCGAGACAGCGGGCGTCGCGATCAACACGCTCTACGGGCTGTTCGGCCGACGCGAAGACCTGATCGCGCACGCCGTGCTCGATGGCTTCGCGACCGAAATCGGCGCGGAGGACACCGCGCGCTACTCGCTCACCGCCAATCTGCAGCGACTGCGCCGGACGGCGGATTATTTTCGGGGGCGGCGCAACGAGCTGGCGGGGCTGGTGTCGATCTATTTCAGCGCGACCACCAGCACCAAAATTCGATCGCTGATCGATGACGGTGCACGTCGCGCCAACGCTGGCTGGGTGCGGGCGAACATCGAAGGTCTCGGCTCCGTCGATCCGCCGCGCCTGACCGAAGCACTGACCCGCTGGGAATTCGCGACATTGTTCGACTGGTCGATCGATCGCCTGTCGGATATCGAAGCCCCGACCGAGCTGGCGCAGGGACATCTGCGCCTGCTGCTGGCCTTCAGCCGGGGCGAGCTAAGCGATCAGATCGCGCGGCATTTGTCCGGGCGGGGACACGATGCTCCGTCGCCCATCCCGGCCCGCGTCCTTAGATCGAGTCCCCTGCCCCACGCGCTCAGCGCGGGCGCCTGA
- a CDS encoding formylglycine-generating enzyme family protein: MIYLPGGVFRMGADDGYPEEAPVRTVRVDGFHIDPTPVTNRDFAAFVAATGYRTIAEDAPDPRDYPGIDPAMVRAGSLVFRKTAGPVDLSDVSQWWEFCFGADWRHPAGPDSSIEGLEDHPVVHVALADAEAYARWAGKDLPTEAEWEYAARGGLDGAAFAWGDELTPGGAMLANYWQGTFPYANDMLDGWERTSPVRSYPANGYGLFDMIGNVWEWTADWYGLPTSETGKKKQGCCIPANPRGPVRAVSLDRSGPQPRMGRKVLKGGSHLCAENYCQRYRPAARHPQPTDTSTSHVGFRCVVRDVAFRRPR, from the coding sequence ATGATCTATCTGCCCGGCGGCGTGTTTCGGATGGGGGCCGATGATGGCTATCCGGAGGAGGCGCCGGTGCGGACGGTGCGTGTCGACGGATTTCATATCGATCCGACGCCCGTCACCAATCGCGATTTCGCGGCGTTCGTGGCGGCGACCGGCTATCGCACCATAGCCGAGGACGCGCCCGATCCGCGCGATTATCCGGGGATCGACCCTGCGATGGTGCGCGCCGGATCGCTCGTGTTTCGCAAGACGGCGGGACCGGTCGACCTGAGCGACGTATCGCAATGGTGGGAGTTCTGCTTCGGCGCTGACTGGCGGCACCCGGCCGGCCCCGACAGCAGCATCGAAGGGCTGGAGGATCATCCGGTCGTCCACGTCGCGCTTGCCGATGCGGAGGCTTATGCGCGCTGGGCCGGCAAGGATCTGCCGACCGAGGCCGAATGGGAATATGCTGCGCGCGGCGGGCTGGATGGCGCGGCCTTCGCCTGGGGTGACGAACTCACGCCGGGCGGGGCGATGCTCGCGAATTACTGGCAGGGCACGTTTCCCTACGCGAACGACATGCTCGACGGGTGGGAGCGGACGTCACCCGTGCGCAGCTATCCGGCGAACGGCTATGGCCTGTTCGATATGATCGGCAATGTCTGGGAATGGACCGCCGACTGGTATGGCCTGCCGACGTCCGAGACGGGGAAGAAGAAGCAGGGCTGCTGCATTCCCGCCAATCCGCGTGGGCCGGTGCGCGCCGTTAGCCTCGATCGGAGTGGTCCACAGCCGCGCATGGGGCGGAAGGTGCTGAAGGGCGGATCGCATCTGTGCGCCGAAAATTACTGCCAGCGCTACCGGCCCGCCGCGCGCCATCCGCAGCCGACGGATACGAGCACCAGCCATGTCGGCTTTCGGTGCGTGGTGCGCGATGTGGCGTTCAGGCGCCCGCGCTGA